In Pseudomonas sp. ADAK18, a single window of DNA contains:
- a CDS encoding LamG-like jellyroll fold domain-containing protein produces the protein MQQFNQIVSVNFQGVVVVFGRELAGKQAIYFDVLGQDVDSTDDDLDWSGFTPVGFTEQVRQVGMSIITVDCEASTLMPSTAPFRVVTDQKYISVIQQSLSGTLYVNRFRLLKTKSGTDQKTTAYVLSPAWEVRYARSHKEDVPADKSDKQDFLDPDAQPFLEPSLELSMITGVTDGNFDALLLPISGSESFAWQLLSLDGAKTAVRLFNFPATDNGLFDVAGKPVGSDLRILPDSVFSVAKAGSTAALTITSAPRAVTYVKHEKVVQPDGSSIGVRRATRAMITLTVADGTATVDSAISVSGTMADLSGVIVTSNIVPAEFDLRFDGVSSLGLVPPGSGANPLVINGPFEITLMLAPGIKGDGLSVVAGAAQSEEKNLAPYVSIVDGDKIEVGFGNGSARVSCRTLHQVLFNEVWTDLHIQYAGKGDNPFTLTVNDSSVPLTPCTTAAEPCGTPLALVGAASKGFVGALKKLEVKVAGTSVVLLDCNSVNYSVNPPTTLNQAASAVVVTVTGARLEPSASPVNSDMSGAFYIDAMGLTYYAGLAGFIRPDAAACLIDGSDGLLHLYYQGDSSLLTVAQFSTQSARATFTVDWTTQWSSSGLRAAALEQPSTSVALYRGWGCETWAPVGARLLAAPDTTQSGFLNFVAHRVGTYMNGTQITVSASSVSELLCDISVKAAQDVGTETWHGLPRDVGQLSQIWNGAGSNNPDDPDVLNQSKPYYDYAASAPAVLIPTLAGGNGSFFLLTSVPQLPVTLTSVQVAAGATAEFVVIDVTIKAPPRWPATATLNQHWPTVPAAPRTLLDVFAGKASHYDYSAVTTTGSRAYGLPMSLARSDEQVSHVLMFVRDEQKDFSVTVAQGSRPALCNVAICGVSLTDVPREQAGFVRVLNGDDPSYPYPSGYQTGLATLIYALGNGLSADVVDTPAPAPEGGAFAYAGLLRVLFQGPSYDAPGMATQALTAAAVIQGARLAFQGRDDALRGSMLFGALIDSPPTDGGVGRLTNTSVHQDGIAPVLTPGVNGGWMPLSPSFSLDVNPQSKTNYVGFNVDKAFSPSDQLAILSDLTVETWLAQSDARINPSSRVLSYNVLGNRQHPDLPVQYMIGARQGPGLVMNDSTYVSRSFNFKPPALSLQVYLYLSQSNLTGIVLTVSQVRGSARYVQLSLDEYGKAVLTFLQNAGQVQTAQPLPVGAWVCLTAVVADAGQGQVTLKLSVNADAPVKATVANSFSGDLGALMLGDNQGNSLPARVNGVAFWQRALSDSQMQNSYRYGFADTDSMLGIRWNLAEGSGVAVVNSAATGIEYDATVINPSSPGWDVHGAFQVPYAGRNDLVLTSNRILKGWTHVALASSQGHGLKLLASNYGKVTDGDGFNPSSTFALETWVAPSALNRKQVLLEKNGSYSLYINTLGQVCLTVQLQRDGSKYDDPPINFTHEVKFAITAGVTTYVAVNFSTGTVANDSGSKDYVAQKYFVRAGLYLNGTRVAEQLNSALDQPATVRTRTSSYYVGVNEDLSFNFEGLISHVRVWNRNLTTDQIAQTYALRLTPTAIDGLVAGWDFDEMTGTTAQDLTGNNTLVLTSNQLWTIWQDVAQANLIVNGRRSLPLRLTVADVGGYQDSQFTFGGALQGSNLTLPYSGQIDDVRLFSTRLTEQQIRESMNKALTGGEDHLAAYWRIEAGSGPTLYDMTGYGNNGTLLPAANPPLWKNSSAPIQNEAQYVVNALGGTPNYFVAQIQGQPSVIEYASAERDAYGKVFSVMKRGYFYESSDGVTALEVGYKVGDLDTLFVGQVQSKPTIIGFIEGGPPLPSENQTLAYWVGDGGGPAPDYASACSVTYQESETKSWTFTGNKTSTFNGEFNLKGGLYQKSKSDVSVGLGAEAETMVLETTITGGAKMVLSGNLGDGLEVSQNHSSSVSLSTSMTPSGSWEAANALLNPVVGRRYIQNNVGIALVKSSTADLYMQALKGTQTPVGYVLAPNTTIPVDTNIIDFPINPRYVKNGTLDGKVGLVNDPDYPEANDERGSYFKPLEAYGTKRKIEKQEQQLKAYYDQFDVSKYRTVAAMDSLRDKLKSNQFYDFANQKNLRSLYNNYVWTAAGGLHKEEHSFANSYSETYSGTSTLTFAAGLEFKADIGTPFGGYYIEADTLLGNTWTMTATKVEALSNGFALSCSVTPTNFLPAPILTQDGNNLKFSGYGANAAPGKVDAYRYMSFLLAPAADNFAALSQVVDANWLNNSTTASAAAMREAMNNPSEPWRVMYRTTYVSRVPAAFQPVKADTNAPNITPPANLPSNYWLVTVIEKQLNKPDPTRLEIGTAIDTVLGSPGAAPGLLKDLIPWWTAFYSAAKVYGTDEFLELAELRVDLLNYMASKYEADNYRNS, from the coding sequence GTGCAGCAATTCAATCAGATCGTGTCGGTGAATTTTCAGGGTGTGGTGGTGGTCTTCGGCCGTGAGCTGGCGGGCAAACAGGCTATCTATTTCGATGTACTTGGCCAGGACGTAGACAGCACCGACGATGACCTCGACTGGTCGGGCTTCACCCCGGTGGGGTTTACCGAGCAGGTTCGACAGGTAGGCATGAGCATCATCACCGTGGACTGCGAGGCATCGACCCTGATGCCGTCGACGGCGCCTTTTCGGGTAGTGACCGATCAGAAGTACATTTCGGTCATTCAGCAATCTCTGAGCGGTACCTTGTATGTCAACCGTTTTCGCCTGCTCAAGACCAAGTCCGGCACCGATCAGAAGACCACCGCCTACGTGCTATCGCCCGCCTGGGAGGTGCGTTACGCGCGCAGTCATAAGGAGGATGTACCGGCTGACAAGTCCGACAAACAGGACTTTCTGGACCCCGATGCCCAGCCCTTCCTGGAGCCGTCCCTTGAGCTGTCGATGATCACTGGTGTGACCGACGGTAATTTCGATGCGCTGTTGCTGCCGATCTCAGGCAGCGAGAGTTTCGCCTGGCAATTGCTCTCCCTGGATGGCGCCAAGACAGCCGTCCGGTTGTTCAACTTCCCGGCCACCGACAACGGCCTGTTCGACGTGGCCGGCAAACCCGTCGGCAGTGACCTGCGCATACTGCCGGACAGCGTCTTCAGCGTGGCCAAGGCCGGCTCCACCGCTGCCCTGACGATCACCTCGGCGCCACGGGCGGTGACCTACGTCAAGCATGAGAAGGTGGTACAGCCTGACGGCTCTAGCATCGGCGTGCGCCGTGCGACCCGTGCCATGATTACCCTGACGGTCGCCGATGGCACCGCTACCGTAGATTCGGCCATCAGCGTGAGCGGGACGATGGCTGATCTATCAGGGGTAATTGTGACCTCCAATATTGTGCCCGCCGAATTCGATTTGCGTTTTGATGGGGTTTCCAGTCTTGGACTGGTGCCGCCTGGCAGCGGTGCCAATCCGTTGGTAATCAACGGCCCCTTCGAGATCACCCTGATGTTGGCGCCGGGGATCAAGGGCGATGGCCTCAGCGTCGTCGCAGGCGCGGCCCAGTCAGAGGAAAAGAATCTCGCGCCGTATGTGTCGATCGTTGATGGCGACAAGATTGAGGTGGGCTTTGGTAATGGCAGCGCCCGGGTCAGTTGCCGCACGTTGCATCAGGTGTTGTTCAACGAGGTGTGGACCGATCTGCACATCCAGTACGCCGGCAAGGGCGACAACCCGTTCACCCTGACGGTCAACGACTCCTCGGTCCCTCTTACGCCGTGCACCACTGCGGCAGAGCCTTGCGGCACGCCGCTGGCCCTGGTCGGGGCCGCCAGCAAGGGCTTTGTGGGCGCGTTGAAAAAACTTGAAGTCAAGGTCGCGGGCACCAGTGTGGTGTTGCTGGACTGCAACAGTGTGAACTACAGCGTCAACCCGCCCACCACCCTGAACCAGGCGGCATCTGCAGTGGTGGTGACGGTCACGGGGGCACGCCTGGAACCTTCGGCCTCGCCGGTCAACAGCGACATGAGTGGCGCGTTCTATATCGATGCCATGGGCCTGACCTATTACGCCGGCCTTGCCGGGTTTATCCGCCCGGATGCCGCAGCGTGCCTGATCGATGGCTCCGATGGCCTGCTGCATTTGTATTACCAGGGCGATAGCAGTTTGCTGACGGTGGCGCAATTTTCCACCCAGTCGGCGCGCGCCACCTTCACCGTGGACTGGACGACTCAATGGAGCAGCAGCGGGCTGAGGGCGGCGGCACTGGAACAGCCTTCAACGTCCGTGGCCCTGTATCGCGGCTGGGGCTGCGAGACCTGGGCGCCGGTTGGCGCGCGCTTGTTAGCGGCACCCGACACCACCCAAAGCGGCTTCCTGAACTTCGTTGCCCACCGGGTGGGCACTTATATGAACGGTACGCAAATCACGGTCAGCGCTTCCAGCGTATCGGAGCTGTTGTGCGACATCAGCGTAAAAGCCGCGCAAGATGTGGGTACCGAAACCTGGCACGGCCTGCCACGGGACGTTGGGCAGTTGTCACAGATCTGGAACGGTGCTGGCTCCAACAACCCTGACGACCCGGATGTACTGAACCAGTCAAAACCCTATTACGACTACGCCGCGAGCGCCCCAGCGGTGCTGATACCCACACTTGCCGGTGGCAACGGCAGCTTTTTTCTGTTGACCTCAGTGCCGCAGTTGCCGGTGACCCTGACGTCGGTGCAGGTCGCTGCCGGGGCTACCGCAGAGTTTGTCGTTATTGATGTGACGATCAAGGCGCCTCCTCGTTGGCCGGCTACCGCCACTCTTAATCAGCACTGGCCCACCGTGCCCGCTGCACCGCGTACCTTGCTGGATGTGTTCGCCGGCAAGGCCAGCCATTATGACTACAGTGCCGTGACCACGACAGGCAGCCGCGCCTATGGTCTGCCTATGAGCCTGGCGCGCTCCGACGAGCAAGTCAGCCATGTGCTGATGTTTGTGCGCGATGAGCAGAAGGACTTCTCGGTCACCGTCGCCCAGGGCAGCCGACCGGCTTTGTGCAATGTTGCTATCTGCGGGGTGAGCTTGACCGACGTGCCTCGTGAGCAGGCCGGGTTCGTCCGGGTACTCAATGGCGACGACCCGAGCTACCCATACCCCAGCGGTTATCAAACGGGCTTGGCGACATTGATTTACGCCTTGGGCAACGGTTTGAGCGCCGATGTCGTCGACACCCCGGCGCCTGCCCCGGAGGGTGGCGCGTTTGCCTACGCGGGGTTGTTGCGGGTGCTGTTTCAGGGGCCAAGCTACGATGCACCGGGCATGGCCACTCAGGCATTGACCGCAGCGGCGGTGATCCAGGGTGCGCGCCTGGCCTTCCAGGGCCGTGACGATGCGCTTCGCGGCTCGATGCTGTTTGGTGCGCTGATCGACTCGCCACCCACCGACGGTGGTGTCGGGCGCCTGACCAATACTTCAGTGCATCAGGACGGTATCGCCCCAGTGCTGACGCCTGGGGTCAACGGTGGTTGGATGCCGCTGTCACCCAGCTTCAGCCTGGACGTGAACCCGCAAAGCAAAACCAATTATGTGGGGTTCAATGTTGATAAGGCGTTTTCCCCCTCGGATCAATTGGCGATTCTGTCCGACCTGACGGTAGAAACCTGGCTGGCCCAGAGCGATGCCCGAATCAATCCGTCGTCCCGGGTCTTGTCCTATAACGTCCTTGGCAACCGCCAGCACCCGGACTTGCCGGTGCAGTACATGATCGGTGCCCGGCAAGGGCCGGGGCTGGTAATGAACGACAGCACCTACGTCAGTCGCTCGTTCAACTTCAAACCGCCGGCCTTGTCATTGCAGGTTTACCTGTACCTGTCGCAAAGTAATTTGACCGGTATTGTGCTGACGGTTTCGCAAGTGCGGGGTAGCGCCCGGTACGTGCAACTGTCGTTGGACGAGTACGGCAAGGCGGTGCTGACGTTCCTCCAGAATGCCGGCCAAGTGCAGACGGCTCAGCCCCTGCCGGTGGGCGCCTGGGTGTGTCTGACCGCGGTGGTCGCCGATGCAGGGCAGGGGCAGGTGACCCTCAAACTGTCGGTCAACGCCGATGCACCGGTCAAGGCCACGGTGGCCAACAGTTTCAGTGGCGACCTCGGCGCCCTGATGTTGGGCGACAACCAAGGCAACAGCTTGCCGGCGCGCGTCAATGGGGTGGCGTTCTGGCAGCGGGCCTTGAGTGATAGCCAGATGCAAAACAGTTACCGCTATGGCTTTGCCGACACCGACTCGATGCTGGGTATTCGCTGGAACTTGGCCGAAGGGAGCGGGGTAGCCGTCGTCAATTCAGCGGCCACTGGCATCGAGTACGACGCAACGGTCATCAACCCGTCGAGCCCCGGCTGGGATGTGCACGGGGCGTTTCAGGTGCCCTATGCCGGGCGCAATGACCTGGTGCTCACCTCCAACCGCATCCTCAAAGGCTGGACCCACGTTGCCCTCGCATCCAGCCAGGGTCATGGGCTGAAACTGCTGGCCAGCAACTACGGCAAGGTGACCGATGGTGATGGCTTCAATCCGTCCAGCACCTTTGCTCTGGAAACCTGGGTTGCCCCATCGGCGCTGAACCGCAAACAGGTGCTGCTGGAGAAAAACGGCAGCTATTCGCTGTACATCAACACGCTGGGCCAAGTGTGCCTGACGGTGCAGTTGCAGAGGGACGGCTCCAAGTACGATGACCCGCCCATCAATTTCACACACGAGGTGAAGTTCGCCATCACGGCTGGCGTCACCACCTACGTGGCCGTGAACTTCAGCACCGGTACCGTGGCCAATGACAGCGGCAGCAAGGACTACGTGGCGCAGAAGTATTTTGTGCGCGCAGGGCTGTACCTCAACGGCACACGGGTCGCGGAACAGTTGAACAGTGCCCTGGACCAGCCAGCCACTGTGCGTACCCGGACGTCGTCCTATTACGTGGGAGTCAATGAAGACTTGAGCTTCAACTTCGAAGGGTTGATCTCCCATGTGCGGGTATGGAACCGCAACCTGACCACCGACCAGATCGCCCAGACCTATGCGTTGCGCCTGACGCCCACCGCCATCGATGGGCTGGTGGCGGGCTGGGATTTCGATGAGATGACCGGCACCACCGCCCAGGACCTCACAGGCAATAACACCTTGGTGCTGACCAGTAACCAGTTGTGGACGATCTGGCAGGATGTGGCCCAGGCCAACCTGATCGTCAACGGTCGTCGCAGCTTGCCATTGCGCCTGACGGTCGCGGATGTCGGCGGTTATCAGGACAGCCAGTTCACCTTCGGTGGCGCACTTCAGGGTTCGAACCTGACGTTGCCTTACAGCGGCCAGATTGATGATGTGCGGCTGTTCTCCACGCGATTGACCGAGCAGCAGATTCGCGAAAGCATGAACAAGGCACTCACCGGTGGCGAAGATCACCTGGCAGCCTATTGGCGCATTGAGGCCGGCTCCGGACCGACCCTCTATGACATGACCGGCTATGGCAACAACGGCACCTTGCTGCCAGCGGCCAATCCGCCCTTGTGGAAAAACTCATCCGCACCGATCCAGAACGAAGCCCAGTACGTGGTCAATGCCCTGGGGGGCACACCGAACTATTTTGTCGCCCAGATCCAGGGCCAGCCTTCGGTCATTGAGTACGCCAGTGCCGAGCGGGATGCCTACGGCAAGGTCTTCAGCGTGATGAAACGGGGTTATTTCTACGAAAGCAGCGATGGCGTAACGGCGCTGGAAGTGGGCTACAAGGTGGGTGACCTGGACACCTTGTTCGTCGGCCAGGTGCAAAGCAAACCGACGATCATCGGCTTTATTGAAGGCGGGCCGCCGTTGCCCAGCGAGAACCAGACCCTGGCCTATTGGGTTGGTGATGGTGGCGGGCCGGCCCCGGACTATGCGTCGGCCTGCTCGGTTACTTACCAGGAGAGTGAGACCAAAAGCTGGACCTTTACCGGCAACAAAACCTCAACCTTCAACGGCGAATTCAACCTCAAGGGCGGCCTGTACCAGAAGAGCAAAAGTGATGTCTCGGTGGGGTTGGGGGCTGAGGCCGAAACCATGGTGCTGGAAACCACCATCACCGGCGGCGCCAAGATGGTCCTGTCGGGCAACCTGGGTGACGGCCTGGAGGTGTCACAAAACCACTCCAGCAGCGTCAGCCTATCGACCTCGATGACACCTTCCGGCAGTTGGGAGGCGGCCAATGCCTTGCTCAACCCTGTCGTGGGGCGGCGTTATATCCAGAACAACGTCGGCATCGCTCTGGTCAAGTCGTCGACGGCAGACCTGTACATGCAGGCGCTCAAGGGCACGCAGACTCCGGTGGGGTACGTCCTGGCGCCGAATACGACGATTCCGGTGGACACCAATATCATCGATTTTCCGATCAACCCGCGTTATGTGAAAAATGGCACGCTGGACGGCAAGGTCGGGCTGGTCAACGACCCTGATTACCCTGAAGCCAATGACGAGCGTGGCAGCTACTTCAAACCCTTGGAGGCCTACGGCACCAAGCGCAAGATCGAAAAACAGGAGCAGCAGCTCAAGGCCTATTACGACCAGTTCGATGTCAGCAAATACCGCACGGTAGCGGCCATGGACAGCCTGCGGGATAAGCTCAAGTCCAACCAGTTCTATGATTTCGCCAACCAGAAGAACCTGCGCAGCCTCTACAACAACTACGTCTGGACGGCAGCGGGCGGGCTGCACAAAGAGGAGCACAGCTTCGCTAACAGCTACAGCGAAACCTACAGCGGCACCAGCACCCTGACGTTCGCCGCCGGGCTGGAGTTCAAGGCGGACATCGGCACACCCTTTGGGGGGTACTACATCGAGGCCGACACCTTGCTGGGCAACACGTGGACCATGACCGCCACCAAGGTTGAAGCCCTGTCCAACGGCTTTGCCTTGAGCTGCAGCGTGACCCCAACCAACTTCCTGCCGGCGCCGATCCTGACCCAGGATGGCAATAACCTGAAATTCAGTGGTTACGGCGCCAACGCCGCGCCGGGCAAGGTGGATGCTTATCGCTACATGTCATTCCTGTTGGCACCCGCTGCCGATAACTTCGCCGCGCTGTCCCAGGTGGTGGACGCGAATTGGCTGAACAATTCGACCACAGCCTCGGCAGCGGCCATGCGCGAAGCGATGAACAACCCCAGCGAACCCTGGAGGGTGATGTATCGCACGACCTACGTCAGCCGCGTGCCCGCAGCGTTCCAGCCGGTCAAGGCTGACACCAATGCACCCAACATCACCCCGCCCGCCAACCTGCCTTCCAACTACTGGCTGGTGACAGTGATCGAAAAACAACTGAACAAGCCTGACCCGACGCGTCTGGAAATCGGTACGGCGATTGACACGGTACTGGGTAGCCCCGGCGCCGCACCCGGCCTGCTCAAGGATCTGATTCCTTGGTGGACCGCTTTCTACTCGGCGGCCAAGGTCTATGGAACTGATGAATTCCTTGAATTAGCCGAGCTGCGGGTGGACTTGCTGAACTACATGGCCAGCAAGTACGAAGCAGACAACTACCGCAACAGCTGA
- a CDS encoding helix-turn-helix domain-containing protein: MTQAAPLRVQAFATGDVAAQCNATPGWVQQYQQMSPGHFAGLIRYLDLQGVEVYEECMNTRVEQNFNAPPGSLAFCFDGSDNALYMLNGESRNTWITPENYREVAVVFGPQFVQRHGLDVAKLEGLFMAPLTSLQNALFSRWLSGTLTRLSEVVDPPSRDALTQQLLDDCLFILDNACVCLDQGSLQRRTEERTLMARIGEWAADVPDETVNLLELARIAGVPLRQLQHGFKTYTGMSPAQWLRLRRLNSARRELLNPPSAETTVAEVAMNWSFWHLGRFSHSYWALFKELPSETLKRQRDKV, encoded by the coding sequence ATGACACAGGCAGCTCCCTTGCGTGTACAGGCCTTCGCCACCGGCGATGTAGCCGCTCAATGCAATGCCACACCCGGCTGGGTCCAGCAGTATCAGCAAATGTCCCCGGGGCATTTTGCCGGGCTGATCCGCTACCTCGACCTGCAAGGTGTCGAGGTCTACGAAGAGTGCATGAACACGCGGGTGGAGCAGAACTTCAACGCGCCGCCGGGCTCCCTGGCGTTCTGTTTTGATGGCAGCGACAACGCGCTGTACATGCTCAATGGCGAAAGCCGCAACACCTGGATCACCCCGGAAAACTACCGGGAAGTGGCCGTGGTGTTTGGCCCGCAGTTCGTCCAGCGCCATGGGTTGGATGTGGCAAAGCTCGAAGGACTGTTCATGGCCCCTCTCACCTCCCTGCAAAACGCCCTGTTCAGCCGTTGGCTGAGCGGAACATTGACGCGCTTGTCAGAAGTCGTCGATCCACCCAGCCGTGACGCCCTGACCCAACAGTTACTCGACGATTGTCTGTTCATTCTCGACAACGCCTGCGTGTGCCTGGACCAAGGTTCATTGCAGCGACGCACCGAGGAGCGAACACTCATGGCCCGTATCGGTGAATGGGCGGCGGATGTACCGGATGAAACCGTCAACCTGCTGGAACTGGCGCGTATCGCCGGCGTGCCGTTGCGCCAATTGCAGCATGGCTTCAAGACCTACACCGGCATGAGCCCGGCGCAGTGGCTGCGATTGCGCCGATTGAACAGCGCGAGAAGGGAGTTACTCAACCCACCGTCTGCCGAGACCACGGTGGCCGAGGTGGCGATGAATTGGTCGTTCTGGCACCTGGGGCGTTTTTCCCATAGTTATTGGGCGTTGTTCAAAGAGCTGCCCAGCGAAACCCTGAAGCGCCAACGGGACAAGGTGTAG
- a CDS encoding glutamine synthetase family protein — MNAPFDQLSAWLKEHKITEVECVISDLTGIARGKISPTNKFLHERGMRLPESVLLQTVTGDFVDDDIYYDLLDPADIDMICRPAANATYVVPWAIEPTAIVIHDTFDKQGNPIELSPRNVLKKVLQLYTEQGWQPIVAPEMEFYLTQRCEDPDLPLKTPLGRSGRAESGRQSFSIDAANEFDPLFEDVYDWCEAQNLDLDTLIHEDGPAQMEINFRHGDALDLADQITVFKRTLREAALKHNVAATFMAKPVADEPGSAMHLHQSVVEIATGKQVFVDEHGNKSQLFLNHIGGLQKYIPKLLPMFAPNVNSFRRFLPDTSAPVNVEWGEENRTVGLRVPSSSPDAMRVENRLPGADANPYLAIAASLLCGYLGMIERVEPSAPVEGRAYERRSLRLPITIEDALARMEECETVKQYLGEKFVRGYVAVKRAEHENFKRVISSWEREFLLLSV; from the coding sequence ATGAACGCCCCCTTCGATCAGCTGTCCGCCTGGCTGAAAGAACACAAGATTACCGAAGTCGAATGCGTGATCAGTGACCTGACTGGCATCGCACGCGGCAAGATTTCGCCCACCAACAAGTTCCTGCATGAGCGAGGCATGCGCCTGCCGGAAAGTGTGTTGCTGCAAACGGTAACCGGGGACTTTGTCGACGACGACATCTACTACGACCTGCTGGATCCGGCCGATATCGACATGATTTGCCGTCCGGCAGCCAACGCGACGTATGTGGTGCCTTGGGCCATCGAGCCCACCGCCATCGTCATCCACGACACGTTCGACAAGCAGGGCAACCCCATCGAACTGTCGCCGCGTAATGTGTTGAAGAAGGTCTTGCAGCTTTACACCGAGCAAGGTTGGCAGCCGATTGTCGCGCCGGAAATGGAGTTCTACCTGACCCAGCGCTGCGAAGACCCGGACCTGCCGCTGAAAACCCCGCTGGGCCGTTCCGGTCGCGCTGAAAGTGGCCGGCAATCATTCTCTATCGATGCCGCCAACGAATTCGATCCGTTGTTCGAAGACGTCTACGACTGGTGCGAAGCCCAGAACCTGGACCTCGACACGCTGATCCACGAAGACGGCCCGGCGCAGATGGAAATCAACTTCCGCCATGGCGACGCCCTCGACCTGGCCGACCAGATCACCGTGTTCAAACGCACCCTGCGCGAGGCCGCGCTGAAGCACAACGTGGCCGCTACCTTTATGGCCAAACCCGTGGCTGATGAGCCCGGCAGCGCCATGCACCTGCACCAGAGCGTGGTGGAGATCGCCACCGGCAAGCAGGTGTTTGTCGATGAGCATGGCAACAAAAGCCAGCTGTTCCTGAACCACATTGGTGGCTTGCAGAAGTACATCCCCAAGCTGCTGCCGATGTTTGCGCCCAACGTGAACTCCTTCCGCCGCTTCCTGCCGGACACCTCGGCACCGGTCAACGTCGAGTGGGGCGAAGAAAACCGTACCGTCGGCCTGCGCGTACCGAGTTCCAGCCCCGACGCGATGCGCGTGGAAAACCGACTGCCGGGCGCTGATGCCAACCCGTACCTGGCCATCGCCGCCAGCCTGCTGTGCGGCTACCTCGGCATGATCGAAAGGGTCGAGCCGAGCGCCCCGGTGGAAGGCCGCGCCTACGAGCGTCGCAGCCTGCGCCTGCCGATCACCATCGAAGACGCCCTGGCGCGGATGGAAGAGTGCGAGACCGTGAAGCAGTACCTGGGGGAAAAATTTGTGCGCGGCTACGTGGCGGTCAAGCGTGCCGAACACGAGAACTTCAAGCGGGTGATCAGTTCCTGGGAGCGCGAGTTTCTGTTGCTGAGCGTCTGA
- a CDS encoding polyamine ABC transporter substrate-binding protein — protein sequence MRLVKKLLPLTLAVLFSATSQAAQTVSVYNWTDYIGDTTLADFQAKTGIKVIYDVFDSNETLEGKLLAGRTGYDVVVPSNHFLARQVKAGAFLKLDRSQLPNFKNLDPKLLKLLEQNDPGNVHSVPYLWGTNGIGYNVDKVKQVLGIDHIDSWAVLFEPENLKKLHQCGVAFLDSADEAFPAILNYMGMDPRSSDPKDYEKAEAKLLTLRPYITYFHSSKYISDLANGDICVAFGYSGDVFQAANRAKEAKNGVNIAYSIPKEGSNLWFDLLAIPADAANPKEAHAFINYLLEPEVIAKVSTYVGYANPNPAAKAFMAPELVNNPEVYPSQEVLDKLYISTTPTPAVMRLMTRSWSKVKSNK from the coding sequence ATGCGTCTTGTGAAAAAGCTTCTCCCGCTGACCTTGGCGGTGTTGTTCAGCGCCACGAGCCAGGCCGCACAGACGGTCAGTGTCTACAACTGGACCGATTACATCGGCGACACCACGTTGGCCGACTTCCAGGCCAAGACCGGGATCAAAGTGATCTACGACGTGTTTGACTCCAATGAAACCCTGGAAGGCAAGCTGCTGGCCGGACGCACCGGGTATGACGTGGTGGTACCGTCCAACCACTTCCTGGCGCGCCAGGTGAAGGCCGGGGCGTTCCTGAAGCTGGACCGCTCGCAGTTGCCCAACTTCAAGAACCTCGATCCGAAATTACTCAAGTTGTTGGAGCAAAACGATCCGGGCAACGTGCATTCGGTGCCTTACCTGTGGGGCACCAACGGCATCGGCTACAACGTCGACAAGGTCAAGCAAGTGCTGGGCATCGACCATATCGATTCGTGGGCGGTGCTGTTCGAGCCCGAGAACCTGAAGAAGCTCCACCAATGCGGTGTGGCCTTCCTCGACTCGGCGGATGAAGCCTTCCCGGCGATCCTCAACTACATGGGCATGGACCCGCGTAGCTCAGACCCCAAGGATTATGAGAAAGCTGAAGCCAAGCTGCTGACCCTGCGGCCATATATCACCTATTTCCATTCGTCCAAGTACATCTCGGACCTGGCCAACGGTGATATCTGCGTAGCCTTCGGTTACTCCGGCGACGTGTTCCAGGCGGCCAATCGCGCCAAGGAAGCCAAGAACGGTGTCAACATCGCCTACTCGATCCCCAAGGAAGGCAGCAACCTGTGGTTTGACCTTCTGGCCATCCCGGCCGACGCGGCTAACCCGAAAGAGGCGCATGCCTTTATCAACTACCTGCTGGAGCCCGAGGTCATTGCGAAGGTCAGTACTTATGTCGGCTACGCCAACCCGAACCCGGCGGCCAAAGCCTTCATGGCCCCGGAACTGGTGAACAACCCTGAGGTGTACCCGTCCCAGGAAGTGCTCGACAAACTCTATATCTCTACCACGCCCACCCCGGCGGTCATGCGGTTGATGACGCGGTCCTGGAGCAAAGTGAAGTCCAATAAATGA